One part of the Vicugna pacos chromosome 20, VicPac4, whole genome shotgun sequence genome encodes these proteins:
- the GLYATL3 gene encoding glycine N-acyltransferase-like protein 3: MLVLSCSTKLLILEKILKSHFPESLKVYGAVMNINRGNPFQKEVVLDSWPNFKAVITRRQKEAQTDNLDHYTNAYAVFYKDVRACQQLLEEQGVINWDQVFQIQGLQSELCDVSKAVASSKQLDVKQTSFKAVRLSPVATLPDTRFLMRPSPQLTYLSVADADLLNRTWSRGGNEQCRRYIASLIACFPSVCVRDDQGNPVSWSITDQFATMCHGYTLPEHRRKGYSRLVALTLARKLQSRGFPCQGNVLDDNVSSISLLRSVHAEFLPCRFHRLILSPAALSGQVQL, encoded by the exons ATGTTGGTGCTAAGCTGTTCTACCAAATTACTGATCCTGGAAAAAATATTGAAGAGTCACTTTCCTGAATCACTCAAG GTTTACGGAGCAGTCATGAACATAAATCGTGGCAATCCCTTTCAGAAGGAAGTGGTATTGGATTCATGGCCCAACTTCAAAGCTGTCATCACGCGGCGGCAGAAAGAG GCTCAGACAGATAACCTGGACCATTATACTAACGCCTATGCTGTGTTCTACAAGGATGTCAGGGCTTGCCAACAGCTGTTGGAAGAACAGGGTGTCATCAACTGGGACCAAGTTTTTCAAATACAAG GGCTGCAGAGTGAGTTATGCGATGTTTCCAAAGCCGTTGCCAGCTCAAAGCAGTTGGATGTAAAGCAGACTTCCTTCAAGGCCGTTCGCTTGTCTCCGGTGGCAACTCTGCCAGACACCAGGTTCCT AATGAGGCCTTCCCCACAACTAACCTACCTGAGCGTTGCCGATGCAGATCTGCTCAACCGGACCTGGTCTCGGGGCGGCAACGAACAGTGTCGCCGGTACATCGCCAGCCTCATCGCCTGCTTCCCCAGTGTGTGTGTCCGGGATGACCAGGGCAACCCCGTCTCCTGGTCTATCACAGACCAGTTTGCCACCATGTGCCATGGCTACACCCTGCCGGAGCACCGCAGGAAGGGTTATAGCCGGCTGGTGGCCCTCACGCTGGCCAGGAAGTTGCAGAGCCGGGGGTTCCCCTGTCAGGGCAACGTCCTGGATGACAACGTGTCGTCCATCAGCCTGCTGCGGAGCGTCCACGCCGAGTTCTTGCCTTGTCGCTTTCATAGGCTTATTCTCAGCCCAGCAGCTCTCTCTGGGCAAGTTCAGCTCTAG
- the CENPQ gene encoding centromere protein Q, producing the protein MSSKANASRKRSQKLKRNPKRKTDDEEAELSEEEVRNKAKKNKNHPKHLSPEVRGQTKHANLKQVKIASHRRKTWQPLSKSSREYLQTIMESIIITILSNSIKENEKIQYHLNFLKKRLMQLCETLKAPPKKVQDLTNVSNLLKMERTQHRANEAGLASLQEETDKMVDSIESMTGTIHSLKSKVHALTSEVQEEEEKIKQMLQIDSSGVLSLPELSQKSLKAPTLQKEILTVIPNQEGLLKDLDVLHNSSQMKNMLTFIEGVYKRLDAS; encoded by the exons ATGTCTAGCAAAGCAAATGCTTCCAGGAAAAGGTctcaaaagttaaaaagaaatccaaaaagaaaaactgatgatGAAGAAGCAGAGTTATCAGAGGAAGAG gttagaaacaaagcaaaaaaaaataaaaatcatccaaAACATCTGTCTCCTGAAG TTAGAGGCCAAACAAAGCATGCTAATCTAAAACAGGTGAAGATAGCATCCCACAGGAGAAAAACCTGGCAACCTCTTTCAAAGAGTAGCAGAGAGTATTTGCAAACTATAATGGAATCAATAATAAT aacaATTTTGAGTAacagtattaaagaaaatgaaaaaattcaatatCATCTCAACTTCCTGAAGAAAAG ATTAATGCAACTGTGTGAAACCCTGAAAGCCCCTCCCAAAAAGGTGCAAGATTTAACTAATGTGTCAAATCTACTGAAAATGGAAAGGACACAGCACAGAGCTAATGAAGCGGGTCTGGCATCATTGCAG gaagaaacagataaaatggtAGACAGTATAGAGTCGATGACTGGAACTATTCACAGCCTAAAGAGCAAAGTTCATGCTCTGACAAGTGAGGTgcaagaagaggaggagaagataAAACAG aTGCTTCAAATAGATAGCAGTGGGGTACTCTCTCTTCCAGAGCTTTCTCAGAAGAGTCTCAAAGCGCCCACACTTCAA aaggaaattctgacagtAATTCCAAACCAGGAGGGTCTCCTGAAGGACTTGGACGTTCTCCATAATTCATCCCAGATGAAGAACATGTTAACTTTCATCGAAGGAGTGTACAAAAGACTGGATGCCTCTTAa